TCCGCAGCAGACGCGCCGCCGTCCTCTCGGACACGGTGGCGCCGGCGATCACGACCGGCGTCCCACGATCGCGCGCCTCCGCGATGAGATTCGGCCAGAGCTCCGTCTCGATGATGTCGAGCCTCCAGGGACACGCGTCCTCGAGCACGGCGCGCACGGTCTGCGGGAAGTCGTGCGGCGCGATGCGCGCCGCCACGCGGTCGCCCCACGTGGCGCGCGCGCGCTCGAGGCCCGTGCGCGTCCGCGTCGTGAAGAGGAACGGCGCCCGGTAGCCGCGCGCCAGGAGGGCTTCGACCCACCCGCGCGCGGAGGCCACTTCCCCCATCGACGCCGCGTGGATCCACAGGGAACCCGCCGCGCGTGCGGTCTCGTCATTCGCCCCGCGGAAGCCGCCGCGCCACGGGTCCGAGTCCGCCGACGGATCGCCGGGACTTGACCGCCAGAGCGCGGGGAGGACCGCGCCCAGGGCTCGCGTGAGCCCGCGATAGAGGGAGAGGCCGGGCTCCACCGCCCGGTCAGCGCGCCGCGAAGCCGGCCGGGGCGGCGTCCAGACGGCCCGACGCGAGCTCGAACAGGGCGTCGGCGGCTCGCTCGGCCGCGCCCGGACCGCCGAGGCGCTCCGGCAAACCGGCGAATCCCGCCCGCTGCCGGTCCCTGGCCGCGGGGTCGACGAGGAGCGGCTCCGCGGCGTCCGCGATCGCGGATCCCGTCGCCTCTCCCTGGATGCGCTCCGGCGCCACGTCCGCGTCCATGACGATGTTCGCGAGCCCGATTCTCGGGAGCTTCACGAGCCGGCGCGCGATCGCATAGTTGAGCGCGCTCGTCCGGTACACGATCACGAAGGGAACGCCGAGCGAGGCGGTCTCGAGCGTCGCCGTGCCCGAGGCGACGATCGCGAGGTCCGCGGCGCGGAGGAGCGCTTCCGACTCACCCCGCTGGAGGAGCGGATCGACGACACGAAGGAGCTCGCGAGCGGGGGTCCGGGCCGCGGCGTCCTCCACCGATCCGGCGTCGCTCAGCGCGACGCGCAGGCCCGCGCCCGTGCGATCCCGAAGCCGCGCGGCCGCGTCGAGCATCGGCGCGAGATGGTGCCGCACCTCGGCGCGCCGGCTCCCCGGCAGGAGCGCGAGAAGCGTCTCGCCGGACGCGATCCCGAGCTTCTCGCGCGCCGCGCGGCGCCGGTCCTCGTCGAATCGAAGCGCGCCCGCGGGATGACCGACCCAGCGGAAACGCGCGCCCTCGGACGCGAGAATCTGCTCCTCGAACCGGAAGAGGAGGAGCGTGAGATCCACGTCCTCCCGCAGGCGCCGGACCCGCCCGTATCCCCAGGCCCAGATCTGCGGACACACGTAGTAGACGACGCGCCGTCCCATCGCGCGGGCCGCGCGCGCGAGCCCCAGGTTGAGTCCGGGGGAGTCGATCGGCAGGAAGATCGCGCCGGGACGGGCTTCGAGCGCCCGCCGCACCTCGGCGCGCGCGCGGCGGATCGCGGGCAGATGCGTGATCGCCCCGAATCCCATGACGGCGACGGATTCCATGTCCGCGACGGTCTCCATCCCGGCGGCCCGCAGCGCGGGGCCGCCGAGGCCCACCGCCTCGACCTCCGCCCCCCGGCGGCGAAGCGCCTCCAGGCACGCCGCTCCCAGCCGGTCCCCCGACGGGTCGCCGGCCGAGACCACGAGCTTCACGGGGATCAGACGGAAACGCCCTGGGGCGTGAGCGCGATGAGCCGGACGATCCGCTCGGCCGCGCGGAGCGCCTCGAGCGCCGTCGCGGACTCCGCCCAGGAGCGCTGGGGCTCGTCCCGCAGCGAAAGGACGTGGCGGAGCTCGGACTCGAGCGGGTCCGTGCCCGGCACCTGGATCGCGAGGGGCCGGATCCGCTGGAAGAGGTCGTCCGTGCCGGGTCCCTGCTTCGGCGCGAGACGGTAGGCCTCCACGGTGCGATTCAGGCAGTCGATCGAGAGGTACTCGCTGGCTTCGAAGAAGCGGATCTTCCGGACCTTCTCGCGCGAGATCCGGCTCGCCGTGAGGTTGGCCACGCAGCCGCTCTCGAAGACGATCCGCGCGTTCGCGATGTCGATCCGCGACGTGAGGACCGGGACGCCCACCGCGTGGATCTCCGCGACACGCGAGCGCGTCGCGAGGAGCGCCAAGTCCAGGTCGTGGATCATGAGGTCGAGCACCACGTCCACGTCGAGCCCCCGCGCCACGGGGGGCGCGAGGCGGTGTGCCTCGATGAATCGGGGCGCGTGCAGGTGCGGCAGCGAGGCCTGGACGGCCGGATTGTGCCGTT
The sequence above is drawn from the Candidatus Eisenbacteria bacterium genome and encodes:
- the lpxB gene encoding lipid-A-disaccharide synthase translates to MKLVVSAGDPSGDRLGAACLEALRRRGAEVEAVGLGGPALRAAGMETVADMESVAVMGFGAITHLPAIRRARAEVRRALEARPGAIFLPIDSPGLNLGLARAARAMGRRVVYYVCPQIWAWGYGRVRRLREDVDLTLLLFRFEEQILASEGARFRWVGHPAGALRFDEDRRRAAREKLGIASGETLLALLPGSRRAEVRHHLAPMLDAAARLRDRTGAGLRVALSDAGSVEDAAARTPARELLRVVDPLLQRGESEALLRAADLAIVASGTATLETASLGVPFVIVYRTSALNYAIARRLVKLPRIGLANIVMDADVAPERIQGEATGSAIADAAEPLLVDPAARDRQRAGFAGLPERLGGPGAAERAADALFELASGRLDAAPAGFAAR
- a CDS encoding glycosyltransferase N-terminal domain-containing protein, whose amino-acid sequence is MEPGLSLYRGLTRALGAVLPALWRSSPGDPSADSDPWRGGFRGANDETARAAGSLWIHAASMGEVASARGWVEALLARGYRAPFLFTTRTRTGLERARATWGDRVAARIAPHDFPQTVRAVLEDACPWRLDIIETELWPNLIAEARDRGTPVVIAGATVSERTAARLLR
- a CDS encoding Gfo/Idh/MocA family oxidoreductase, which translates into the protein MSKVRVGVVGLGHLGTHHARAWSRIQEVEPVGGYDPSPEARERAHRDLGLRPFESLEPLLDACDLVSIAAPTPEHADLTDRAIARGLHVLVEKPMAASPEEAERMLASARRAGVALYVGHVERHNPAVQASLPHLHAPRFIEAHRLAPPVARGLDVDVVLDLMIHDLDLALLATRSRVAEIHAVGVPVLTSRIDIANARIVFESGCVANLTASRISREKVRKIRFFEASEYLSIDCLNRTVEAYRLAPKQGPGTDDLFQRIRPLAIQVPGTDPLESELRHVLSLRDEPQRSWAESATALEALRAAERIVRLIALTPQGVSV